The sequence below is a genomic window from Blastopirellula retiformator.
GACGATCACCTACATGCTTAACTTCTTCGCCAGCCCGATGAAGCTGTTCGGACGGTTGGGACTTGGCTGTTTGGCGCTCTCGGCCGCATCGGCGCTCGGCGTGGTGGCGATGAAGCTGATTGGCGGCGTCGACATGACCGGCAATCCGCTGCTGCTGCTCTGCGTGTTGTCGACGATTATGGGGGGGCAGTTTTTCAGCCTCGGCATGATCGGTGAAGTCAACGCGCGAATCTACTATTCTGACGCCCGCAAGCAGCCTTATGCGGTGCGAACGCTGACCAACTTCGATCCGCAGTTTGATTCGTCGGTGCCGCTCGAACGTCGGGCGGCTTAAGGGCGACTTGTCGTCAGCCGCTGGCGGTTGCGATATGATACGAAGCGACGTTTGTCGTTTCGTATCCCCCGCCCCGGCAGGTTGACGCATGATGAAAGCCGCTTACTTCTCGGAGCCCGGTCCTCCGTCCGTGATTCAGTATGGCGATCTGCCGACTCCGCAGATCGGCCCGCATCAGGCGCTCGTGAAGATGACCGCCGTGTCGGTTAATCCAATCGACACCTACATTCGCAACGGGGCCAACTACTGGGATCTGCCGCAGCCGTACATCATCGGCTCGGACCTGGCTGGCGTGGTCGAAGAAGTGGGCGCCGAGGTCGACAGCCTGGAAGTGGGCGATCGCGTCTGGTGTTCCAATCAAGGTTTCTTCGGTGAGCAAGGTACGTTCGCCGAATACTGCGCCGTCGACGCCAAGTGGCTTTACAAGTTGCCGGAAGGCGCCAGCGAGAAGGACGCCGCCGCTTGTGCTTTGGTCGGCGTGACCGCGCATCTGGGGCTGTTCAAAGGGAACGCCGATCTGCAGTCGGGCGAAACGCTTTACATCCAAGGTGGATCAGGCGGCGTTGGTTCGATGGTGGTGCAGATGGCCAAGTTGGCTGGCGCCCGCGTGATTGCCGCCGCCGGCAGCGAAGAAAAAGCGGCGATCTGCCGCGAGTTGGGCGCTGACGAGGTCGTGCTGTACAAGACCGAGAACGTCGCCGAGCGGATCAAAGAACTCGCCCCCAACGGCATCAACGTCTTTTGGGAAACGCAGCGCGAGCCCGACTTTGACTTGATCGTCGGCGCCATGGCCGAGCGAGGACGGATCGTGCTGATGGCGGGCCGCGACGCTCGGCCCGAATTCCCGGTCGGACCGTTCTATGTGAAGCAGTGCCGCATCTTCGGCTTCGTCATGTTCAAGGCGTCCCCTTCGGAAATGCGGGTCAGCGGCGAGGCGATCAGCGTCCTGTTGGGCGCCGGCAAGCTGCAAAGCCAAATCGGCGCCGAGTTCCCGCTGGGCGAAGCGGCGAAAGCCCACGAGCTTCAGGAAGGGAACACGCTGCACAAGCAGCAGACCCTGGCCGGCAAAATCGTCCTGCACCCGTGATTCGCGCTGGTGGGTGAACTATACTGCTGGCGTTACCAAAAATTAAAAATTTTGTAGGGTCCGCTGTGCGGACCAGCGGAATCGCCCAACGGTGTTGCCATGCGCTGTGCGGCTCCCTTGGTCCGCACAGCGGACCCTACGAAGAGACTCGCCCCCACCTGTCTTGCAAGGACTTGCCCGCCATGCGCCATCTCGCCTTCCTCGCTTGTTTGCTCGTCGCTGGACCCCTGCTCGCCCAATCGCCGAAGATTGTAACAATCGCCGGAACCGGGCAGCCGAAACCGAACGGCGTTGGCGCTGCCTTGGAAACGAACGTCGGTCAGCCGTTTGGCGTCGAAGTTGGGCCGGATGGCGCCTTGTACATCGCCGAGGTTGAAAACCACCGCGTGCTGCGGCTCGATCCCAATTCGAAGCAAATCAGCGTCGTCGCCGGCACGGGTGAGCCCGGCATCTCCGGCGATGGCGGACCAGCGACCGAAGCGAAGTTGATCGAACCGTACGAACTGCGTTTTGACGCGGCCGACAATCTCTACATCGTCGACATGCAGGGGCACAACATTCGTCGCGTCGACAGCAAGTCGAAGAAGATCGAAACCCTTGCCGGTACCGGCAAGGCGGGCTTTTCCGGCGACGGCGGACCGGCGACCCAAGCTCAGTTCAATCGGCCCCATAGCATCGTCGTCGATCCGGTCGGCGAGAATCTGTACGTCGCCGATATTCAGAACCATCGCATTCGCCACGTCGACCTGAGGACCGGCGTCATCAACACGCTGGCCGGCAATGGCAAGCGAGAACTGCCGAGCGAAGGTCTGCTCGACGGGAGCAAACCGCTGATCGGTCCCCGGGCGTTGTACCTGGATGGCGATACGTTGTGGATCGCTTTGCGAGAAGGTCACAGCGTCTGGCGGTTGGACCTGCCGACCAAGCAACTGACCCACGTCGCCGGCGAAGGGAAGTCGGGCTTTGCGGGGGATGGCGGCCCGGCCAAGAAGGCCCGCTTCAACGGTCCCAAGGGCATCGCGCTGGGCCCCGATAACGATCTGTTTGTCGTCGATACCGAAAACCAAACGATTCGCCGAATCGATCTACAGAAGAACACCGTCTCGACGGTCGCCGGCCAAGGACCGAAAGCCCGCGGAGGCGCCGGTGATGGCGGCGCGGCGACCGAAGCGGAGCTAGATCGCCCTCACGGCGTCTGCGTCGGCGCCGACGGCACGGTCTACATCGGCGACACGAACAATCACCGCGTGCGGATTGTTGAGCCTAAGAAATAGGAAGATACTCTTGGCGCCATGCGCTCTTGCGGCGTCTTCGCCGGATGAGCATGGCTTGGTCCCGTTAAACCGCATTGAAGACATGCTCTTCTCGCGAAGACGCGATAAGAGCATGGCGCCAAGTTTTCGATGGTGTGTCTAGATCTCGGGGATCATCCGGTCGAGCGCCTGCAGCGCTACCGGCCAGGGCGGTTTGCTTTGCTGGTAGGTATTCCACCAGGTGAGCGCCGTGCCGGGTAGGTCCAGATCTTTTCCTTGCGGAAATCGCCAGACGTCGCACGCCAGGCGGACCGTCTCTTCGTTGAAGTGGGTCAGTTCGACATATTCGGCCGCAGCCAAGATCGGCGGCAGTGCGGCCAGACCGGCGATCGTTGGCAGTCGATCCTGTGAGATCAACTCGCTGTAGATCGGCAGATCCAGATTCAATTGGGCCAAACCCCAGGCCAAGCGAACCGTCTCCGGCAGTCGCGGCTCGCCGTCGTAAAGCATCGCCTCTAAGCGAACGCTGTTATACGGCAGATGGGCCCGCAGGCCTCCCCCCCGACACGGCTGAACCAGGATCACCGTGGCGGTCTCGGTTAGCAGGTCGCCGCTGGTCAGAAACGAGAAATAGTGGAGCAGCCCCGGCCCGCGGGCTTCCCAGTGCTGGCGGATCGGACCGCCGCGCTGGGTTAGTTGGTCGGTCAGATTCGGGGTAGCCGCTTGCATCGCCAGCTTCAGGTCGCGGAGCCGTCCGGCGATCCGCGAGTTATCGTTGGGACCGCCGCCACCCCCGATTTTTCGCGTGATAACCTCGACCAGCTCGTTCTCGTTCTCGATTCCGGCCGCCAAAGGGACCACGTGTCGCCAAAACCGCCGAACGTCAATTTGTGAAGTTTCCAGGTCGGCTTTTAGCGCCGCCAGCGGCTCGGCGGTCGCGTTGGCGAGGGCCGTATCGTCGATCGTGTCGCCCCTGCGGAGCAGTTCGGCTACGTGCAAATGACTGGCAGTGCTGCTGGCCAGCCAGGTCAACTCTGGTTTCATCTGGAATGCTTCCTTTCGCAACTGGCCCCCAATGCCCTAGAATACCCGGCATTGGTTTTTCCACACTCGTGACGCCTGGACGCAGGCGTTTGGCCTTTGACATTTCCAATCTAAGGTTAGCGATGCTTACAGAGGCAGGCAATCGATGGAACGTCTCCGATTCGCGAGAACTGTACGAAGTCTCGCGATGGGGGAAGGGGTTTTTCTCGATCAAAGAAAACGGCAAGCTCGCCGTGCATCCTAACCGTGATCCCGAGGTCTCGGTCGAATTGGAGTCGATCGTCAACCGCTTGGAGCAGCGCGGGGTCGATTTGCCGATTCTGATTCGGTTCAGCGGGATTCTGGAAAACCGCCTCAAAGAGATCCGCGACGTTTTTGATGCGGCGATCGGCGAGTAT
It includes:
- a CDS encoding NADPH:quinone reductase, which codes for MKAAYFSEPGPPSVIQYGDLPTPQIGPHQALVKMTAVSVNPIDTYIRNGANYWDLPQPYIIGSDLAGVVEEVGAEVDSLEVGDRVWCSNQGFFGEQGTFAEYCAVDAKWLYKLPEGASEKDAAACALVGVTAHLGLFKGNADLQSGETLYIQGGSGGVGSMVVQMAKLAGARVIAAAGSEEKAAICRELGADEVVLYKTENVAERIKELAPNGINVFWETQREPDFDLIVGAMAERGRIVLMAGRDARPEFPVGPFYVKQCRIFGFVMFKASPSEMRVSGEAISVLLGAGKLQSQIGAEFPLGEAAKAHELQEGNTLHKQQTLAGKIVLHP
- a CDS encoding NHL repeat-containing protein; this translates as MRHLAFLACLLVAGPLLAQSPKIVTIAGTGQPKPNGVGAALETNVGQPFGVEVGPDGALYIAEVENHRVLRLDPNSKQISVVAGTGEPGISGDGGPATEAKLIEPYELRFDAADNLYIVDMQGHNIRRVDSKSKKIETLAGTGKAGFSGDGGPATQAQFNRPHSIVVDPVGENLYVADIQNHRIRHVDLRTGVINTLAGNGKRELPSEGLLDGSKPLIGPRALYLDGDTLWIALREGHSVWRLDLPTKQLTHVAGEGKSGFAGDGGPAKKARFNGPKGIALGPDNDLFVVDTENQTIRRIDLQKNTVSTVAGQGPKARGGAGDGGAATEAELDRPHGVCVGADGTVYIGDTNNHRVRIVEPKK